From Apium graveolens cultivar Ventura chromosome 9, ASM990537v1, whole genome shotgun sequence, the proteins below share one genomic window:
- the LOC141685156 gene encoding uncharacterized protein LOC141685156: MTCFKCGKVGYMARNCKEPVLKANVLRIVGASPPPAQTVHPRARMFNMTIKDIVQDADVVACTLAINLVEVKVLMDSGATRSFISESVVDRLKCVTYPLESNLVIEVANQARVTVDRNCPNYDILREGRHFSAELILFKLGEFDVILGMDWLVNHDAQIECRSKKVKLRTEDGTEDMEKESQMIEDIPVVKEFPDVFLDEIPGLPPDPEIEFTIDLAYGTEPISKAPYELRPLT; the protein is encoded by the exons ATGACTTGTTTTAAGTGTGGGAAAGTTGGCTATATGGCAAGGAACTGCAAGGAGCCAGTTCTGAAGGCAAATGTTTTGAGGATTGTTGGAGCATCACCTCCACCAGCACAAACAGTTCATCCAAGGGCGCGAATGTTTAATATGACAATAAAAGATATAGTGCAAGATGCGGATGTGGTAGCATGTACACTTGCTATAAATTTAGTAGAAGTCaaagtgttaatggattctggagctactagatcatTTATTTCTGAAAGTGTTGTTGATAGATTAAAGTGTGTTACGTACCCTCTAGAATCTAATTTGGTTATAGAAGTAGCGAATCAGGCAAGAGTTACTGTCGATAGGAATTGTCCTAATTATGATATTCTTAgagaaggtcggcacttttctgctgaatTAATACTGTTtaaattaggagaatttgatgttattctTGGAATGGATTGGTTAGTGAACCATGATGCGCAAATCGAATGTAGaagcaagaaagtgaaattgAGAACCGAGGATGGAACTGAG GATATGGAGAAGGAATCCCAAATGATTGAGGACATTCCTGTAGTTAAAGAGTTTCCCGATGTATTTCTCGATGAAatacctggactacctccagatccTGAGATCGAATTCACGATTGATTTGGCTTATGGAAcggaaccaatttcgaaagcCCCTTACGAATTGCGCCCATTGACATGA
- the LOC141684350 gene encoding kinetochore protein SPC25 homolog isoform X4, with amino-acid sequence MQIMKMGDKSVRSMMCELRLKCENDIQSHQHFTSTSLDSFRNSLDSHSSIARSTFQNQAKLRELKAQLRAAEDDFVKALALKTRKEAKRMAMMDSIAATKARVEKLKRVVEEQKARKDEYAEIISQQSKVLSACEEKCKKDSKCREEVEEAITWYNRVLGFRIECGHGIKFIFNNINPNNPKEEYHFTIRHENDVYSLLDCDPYLNDTKELITELNKSNGLFQFARTMREKFEATTCDTSTISASAPVSSISTASRSQSPVKQKALQAGDSDRLPKKVNRGKDRLSAIKSPENSAVRRSPRHMVRK; translated from the exons ATGCAGATAATGAAAATGGGAGACAAGTCCGTACGGTCGATGATGTGTGAGCTTCGATTAAAATGCGAAAACGATATTCAATCTCACCAACACTTTACATCTACTTCTCTCGATTCATTTCGCAATTCACTTGATTCTCATTCATCAATTGCTCGATCCACTTTTCAAAATCAAG CAAAGTTAAGGGAGCTTAAAGCACAACTCAGAGCAGCAGAGGATGATTTCGTCAAAGCTCTTGCCC TGAAGACCCGTAAAGAGGCAAAACGCATGGCGATGATGGATTCAATTGCTGCTACTAAAGCAAGAGTTGAGAAACTGAAAAGAGTGGTAGAAGAGCAAAAAGCCAGGAAAGATGAGTATGCCGAGATAATATCTCAACAATCTAAAG TTCTTTCAGCATGTGAAGAAAAGTGCAAAAAGGACTCTAAATGTAGAGAAGAAGTAGAAGAGGCTATCACTTGGTACAATAGGGTTCTTGGTTTCCGTATTGAATGCGGACATG gaataaaatttatttttaacaatATCAACCCAAATAATCCCAAGGAAGAATATCACTTTACAATCCGTCATGAGAATGATGTGTACTCCT TACTTGATTGTGATCCATATCTGAATGACACAAAAGAGTTGATTACTGAGTTGAATAAGAGCAATGGTTTATTCCAATTTGCACGGACTATGAGAGAGAAGTTTGAAGCTACAACTTGTG ACACATCGACAATCTCTGCATCTGCTCCAGTTTCTTCAATTTCTACCGCTAGTAGAAGTCAGTCACCAGTCAAGCAAAAAGCACTCCAAGCTGGAGACAGTGACAGACTTCCCAAGAAAGTGAACCGTGGTAAAGATCGTTTATCAGCTATTAAGTCACCTGAAAATTCAGCCGTTCGCCGTTCACCACGTCATATG GTCAGGAAATGA
- the LOC141684350 gene encoding kinetochore protein SPC25 homolog isoform X2 yields the protein MQIMKMGDKSVRSMMCELRLKCENDIQSHQHFTSTSLDSFRNSLDSHSSIARSTFQNQAKLRELKAQLRAAEDDFVKALALKTRKEAKRMAMMDSIAATKARVEKLKRVVEEQKARKDEYAEIISQQSKVLSACEEKCKKDSKCREEVEEAITWYNRVLGFRIECGHGIKFIFNNINPNNPKEEYHFTIRHENDVYSLLDCDPYLNDTKELITELNKSNGLFQFARTMREKFEATTCGNMLSLAHVCAAITSDTSTISASAPVSSISTASRSQSPVKQKALQAGDSDRLPKKVNRGKDRLSAIKSPENSAVRRSPRHMVRK from the exons ATGCAGATAATGAAAATGGGAGACAAGTCCGTACGGTCGATGATGTGTGAGCTTCGATTAAAATGCGAAAACGATATTCAATCTCACCAACACTTTACATCTACTTCTCTCGATTCATTTCGCAATTCACTTGATTCTCATTCATCAATTGCTCGATCCACTTTTCAAAATCAAG CAAAGTTAAGGGAGCTTAAAGCACAACTCAGAGCAGCAGAGGATGATTTCGTCAAAGCTCTTGCCC TGAAGACCCGTAAAGAGGCAAAACGCATGGCGATGATGGATTCAATTGCTGCTACTAAAGCAAGAGTTGAGAAACTGAAAAGAGTGGTAGAAGAGCAAAAAGCCAGGAAAGATGAGTATGCCGAGATAATATCTCAACAATCTAAAG TTCTTTCAGCATGTGAAGAAAAGTGCAAAAAGGACTCTAAATGTAGAGAAGAAGTAGAAGAGGCTATCACTTGGTACAATAGGGTTCTTGGTTTCCGTATTGAATGCGGACATG gaataaaatttatttttaacaatATCAACCCAAATAATCCCAAGGAAGAATATCACTTTACAATCCGTCATGAGAATGATGTGTACTCCT TACTTGATTGTGATCCATATCTGAATGACACAAAAGAGTTGATTACTGAGTTGAATAAGAGCAATGGTTTATTCCAATTTGCACGGACTATGAGAGAGAAGTTTGAAGCTACAACTTGTGGTAATATGTTATCTCTTGCACATGTATGTGCTGCTATAACTTCAG ACACATCGACAATCTCTGCATCTGCTCCAGTTTCTTCAATTTCTACCGCTAGTAGAAGTCAGTCACCAGTCAAGCAAAAAGCACTCCAAGCTGGAGACAGTGACAGACTTCCCAAGAAAGTGAACCGTGGTAAAGATCGTTTATCAGCTATTAAGTCACCTGAAAATTCAGCCGTTCGCCGTTCACCACGTCATATG GTCAGGAAATGA
- the LOC141684350 gene encoding kinetochore protein SPC25 homolog isoform X1 — protein MQIMKMGDKSVRSMMCELRLKCENDIQSHQHFTSTSLDSFRNSLDSHSSIARSTFQNQAKLRELKAQLRAAEDDFVKALALKTRKEAKRMAMMDSIAATKARVEKLKRVVEEQKARKDEYAEIISQQSKVLSACEEKCKKDSKCREEVEEAITWYNRVLGFRIECGHGIKFIFNNINPNNPKEEYHFTIRHENDVYSLLDCDPYLNDTKELITELNKSNGLFQFARTMREKFEATTCGNMLSLAHVCAAITSGTNSNFVTLEQDTSTISASAPVSSISTASRSQSPVKQKALQAGDSDRLPKKVNRGKDRLSAIKSPENSAVRRSPRHMVRK, from the exons ATGCAGATAATGAAAATGGGAGACAAGTCCGTACGGTCGATGATGTGTGAGCTTCGATTAAAATGCGAAAACGATATTCAATCTCACCAACACTTTACATCTACTTCTCTCGATTCATTTCGCAATTCACTTGATTCTCATTCATCAATTGCTCGATCCACTTTTCAAAATCAAG CAAAGTTAAGGGAGCTTAAAGCACAACTCAGAGCAGCAGAGGATGATTTCGTCAAAGCTCTTGCCC TGAAGACCCGTAAAGAGGCAAAACGCATGGCGATGATGGATTCAATTGCTGCTACTAAAGCAAGAGTTGAGAAACTGAAAAGAGTGGTAGAAGAGCAAAAAGCCAGGAAAGATGAGTATGCCGAGATAATATCTCAACAATCTAAAG TTCTTTCAGCATGTGAAGAAAAGTGCAAAAAGGACTCTAAATGTAGAGAAGAAGTAGAAGAGGCTATCACTTGGTACAATAGGGTTCTTGGTTTCCGTATTGAATGCGGACATG gaataaaatttatttttaacaatATCAACCCAAATAATCCCAAGGAAGAATATCACTTTACAATCCGTCATGAGAATGATGTGTACTCCT TACTTGATTGTGATCCATATCTGAATGACACAAAAGAGTTGATTACTGAGTTGAATAAGAGCAATGGTTTATTCCAATTTGCACGGACTATGAGAGAGAAGTTTGAAGCTACAACTTGTGGTAATATGTTATCTCTTGCACATGTATGTGCTGCTATAACTTCAG GTACTAATTCTAATTTTGTAACCCTTGAACAAGACACATCGACAATCTCTGCATCTGCTCCAGTTTCTTCAATTTCTACCGCTAGTAGAAGTCAGTCACCAGTCAAGCAAAAAGCACTCCAAGCTGGAGACAGTGACAGACTTCCCAAGAAAGTGAACCGTGGTAAAGATCGTTTATCAGCTATTAAGTCACCTGAAAATTCAGCCGTTCGCCGTTCACCACGTCATATG GTCAGGAAATGA
- the LOC141684350 gene encoding kinetochore protein SPC25 homolog isoform X3 codes for MQIMKMGDKSVRSMMCELRLKCENDIQSHQHFTSTSLDSFRNSLDSHSSIARSTFQNQAKLRELKAQLRAAEDDFVKALALKTRKEAKRMAMMDSIAATKARVEKLKRVVEEQKARKDEYAEIISQQSKVLSACEEKCKKDSKCREEVEEAITWYNRVLGFRIECGHGIKFIFNNINPNNPKEEYHFTIRHENDVYSLLDCDPYLNDTKELITELNKSNGLFQFARTMREKFEATTCGTNSNFVTLEQDTSTISASAPVSSISTASRSQSPVKQKALQAGDSDRLPKKVNRGKDRLSAIKSPENSAVRRSPRHMVRK; via the exons ATGCAGATAATGAAAATGGGAGACAAGTCCGTACGGTCGATGATGTGTGAGCTTCGATTAAAATGCGAAAACGATATTCAATCTCACCAACACTTTACATCTACTTCTCTCGATTCATTTCGCAATTCACTTGATTCTCATTCATCAATTGCTCGATCCACTTTTCAAAATCAAG CAAAGTTAAGGGAGCTTAAAGCACAACTCAGAGCAGCAGAGGATGATTTCGTCAAAGCTCTTGCCC TGAAGACCCGTAAAGAGGCAAAACGCATGGCGATGATGGATTCAATTGCTGCTACTAAAGCAAGAGTTGAGAAACTGAAAAGAGTGGTAGAAGAGCAAAAAGCCAGGAAAGATGAGTATGCCGAGATAATATCTCAACAATCTAAAG TTCTTTCAGCATGTGAAGAAAAGTGCAAAAAGGACTCTAAATGTAGAGAAGAAGTAGAAGAGGCTATCACTTGGTACAATAGGGTTCTTGGTTTCCGTATTGAATGCGGACATG gaataaaatttatttttaacaatATCAACCCAAATAATCCCAAGGAAGAATATCACTTTACAATCCGTCATGAGAATGATGTGTACTCCT TACTTGATTGTGATCCATATCTGAATGACACAAAAGAGTTGATTACTGAGTTGAATAAGAGCAATGGTTTATTCCAATTTGCACGGACTATGAGAGAGAAGTTTGAAGCTACAACTTGTG GTACTAATTCTAATTTTGTAACCCTTGAACAAGACACATCGACAATCTCTGCATCTGCTCCAGTTTCTTCAATTTCTACCGCTAGTAGAAGTCAGTCACCAGTCAAGCAAAAAGCACTCCAAGCTGGAGACAGTGACAGACTTCCCAAGAAAGTGAACCGTGGTAAAGATCGTTTATCAGCTATTAAGTCACCTGAAAATTCAGCCGTTCGCCGTTCACCACGTCATATG GTCAGGAAATGA
- the LOC141682439 gene encoding protein neprosin-like — MASFTGASSQQTSLSIITSILSFLLLAFFLAPAVSDSGHRLQANQTFRPQQQLLRIKRVRAYLRKNNKPAVKSIQSLDGDIIDCVRSHLQPAFDHPQLKGQNPLEPPERPKGNESVDVMTESIQLWTNTNESCPADTIPIRRTTEKDVLRANSIKKFGRKVKRRDTISDEHEHAVAFVNGEQYYGAKANINVWSPQVSDQNEFSLSQVWVISGSFSNDLNTIEAGWQVSPELYGDSCPRFFTYWTNDAYQSTGCYNLLCSGFVQTNNKIAIGAAISPMSSYDKRQFDIGIMIWKDPKHGNWWLQFGTGLVIGYWPSFLFTHLRSHASMVQFGGEIVNSKSGFHTSTQMGSGRFADEGFRKASYFRNMQVVDWDNNLLPLSNLHLLADHPNCYDIKAGENNLWGNYMYYGGPGRNQRCS, encoded by the exons ATGGCTTCTTTTACTGGAGCATCATCTCAGCAAACTTCTCTCTCTATCATAACCTCAATTCTTTCTTTTTTATTGCTGGCATTCTTCTTGGCACCTGCCGTCTCAGATTCCGGTCATCGGCTACAGGCTAACCAAACTTTCAGGCCCCAACAGCAGCTGCTGAGGATCAAGAGAGTAAGGGCTTACCTGAGGAAGAACAACAAGCCTGCAGTCAAGTCAATTCAG AGTCTAGATGGTGATATCATAGATTGTGTCCGGTCTCATCTTCAACCAGCTTTTGATCATCCCCAGCTCAAAGGGCAGAATCCACTG GAACCACCGGAGAGGCCAAAAGGTAACGAGTCCGTAGATGTTATGACTGAGAGTATTCAGTTGTGGACGAATACAAATGAATCATGCCCAGCAGATACCATCCCAATTAGAAGAACTACAGAGAAAGATGTTTTAAGGGCAAATTCAATCAAGAAATTTGGAAGAAAAGTTAAGCGTCGTGATACGATTAGCGATGAACACGAG CATGCAGTTGCTTTTGTCAATGGAGAACAGTATTACGGAGCAAAAGCTAACATTAACGTTTGGTCACCCCAAGTTTCAGATCAAAATGAGTTCAGTTTATCACAAGTATGGGTCATTTCTGGCTCCTTCAGCAATGATCTTAATACAATTGAAGCTGGTTGGCAG GTTAGTCCAGAGTTATATGGAGATAGCTGTCCTAGGTTCTTCACTTACTGGACA AATGACGCATACCAATCCACAGGATGCTATAACTTACTATGTTCAGGATTTGTCCAAACTAACAACAAAATTGCTATTGGAGCAGCAATCTCTCCAATGTCATCTTACGACAAGAGACAATTTGATATTGGCATAATGATTTGGAAG GACCCCAAACATGGAAACTGGTGGCTTCAATTCGGAACAGGGCTAGTCATAGGGTATTGGCCCTCGTTTCTCTTTACTCATTTAAGGAGTCACGCAAGCATGGTACAATTTGGGGGTGAAATTGTCAACTCCAAATCAGGATTTCACACATCAACACAGATGGGAAGTGGTAGATTTGCAGATGAAGGATTTAGAAAAGCTTCTTACTTTCGAAATATGCAAGTTGTTGATTGGGATAATAATTTGCTACCACTATCAAATCTTCATCTTTTGGCTGACCATCCAAATTGTTACGATATAAAAGCTGGAGAAAATAATCTATGGGGAAATTATATGTATTATGGAGGTCCTGGAAGGAACCAAAGGTGTTCATAA